The window TCATGTACGGCTCATTTTCGATTCTCTTATatgcttattatttttttaaaaaaataattttgaacaaAGTAACATTGTTGATGTTTCAAATTATAAGCAAGTCTTCTATTCGACCATGATAAGTTGTTTTTTTTCGGTAAAACAGATATTCGGGCTTTGTCTGATTTTGGGATAACGATATTTTCCATGGTTGGCCTCTTAGTAAATTCAGATGTGGGAAATGGCCTACACGCACTTGGATGAAATTTAAGCTTTAATATCATGTCATCATTCAAATACATTACCCCATGTTATGGAGGAGGTTGGTGTAGTTTTGGTTGAATATTCAACATAAAATCTCCATGATTGAAGCAGGTAAAGACAAATTTTCATAGACGAATGGATAAAACTAGTTCCACTTTCCCAGGTGTTCATGAGATTCTGGTACGGTTCTCTTTTTTTAGAGTGTTCCCTCTTCACTTTTTCACTTCCACTCTCTTTGGTCCTTTCCCGTATAGTTGTCACACTGGAAACAGCGAAAAGTCGTCAATTCATTGAAATGCGATTTTAGTTGTGTTCCCTATCTTGTTCTTTACTCAccaccttcttcttcttcggatACTTAACTCGACTTCTCGTTCACGTGAAACCAAAACCCTTAACTTTTGACTCACTCACTCCCAGTGTTCCTTAGATGAAAGCAGACGTCCACCCAATCCAGGAGAAATCGCCCCAATTTTGCTAAAGTGGCAAGCATGTGGTCTTGGGAAATTTTTAGTACCATCCCCATAATATCAAACCAACTAATGAAGAGGCAAAAGTTCCACttcttgatataaaataaaaatctgtCTATATCCGTATATCGTCTGTGCTAAGTGCAACACTGATATGTATCAAAGTTGTGCGTATTGACAATGGTTTTGTCATTTATTTTGCTACGCATAGTGGAAACATTATTCCATCCACACTTTGATCGCTCAAACTTGAATTTTGTTCGATCAGTGCCAAGAGAGTAGTTTTAATGAGGGATGATTTGGTGTCTGTTGTGGAAtcaatttattgaaattttttatatccaATAAATTGATCATATGTAAATATAGCACAAGATATGTAAATAACTGGTTAAATATGGCCATGGTAGCTGGCCATGTACGGCTCATTTCTAATTCTCTGATatgcttattatttttaaaaaaaataattttgaacaaATTAACATTGTGGGTGTTTAAAATTATAAGCAAGTCCTATATTCGACCATCCTAAGTTGTTGTTTTTTTCGGTAAAACAGATATCCGGGCTTTGTCTGATTTTGAGAGAACGATATTTTCCATGGTTGGCCTCTTAGTAATTTCAGATGTTGGAATGGCCTACACCCACTTGGATGAAATTTAAGCTTTAATCTCATGTTATCCTTCAAATACATTACCCCATGTTATGGAGCAGGTTGGTGTAGTTTTTGTTGAATATTCCACATAAAATCTCCATGATTAAAGCAGGTAAAGACAAATTTTCATGGACGAATGGATAAAACGAGTTCCACTTTCCCAGGTGTTCAAGAGATTCTGTTACGGTTCTCCATTTTTACAGTGTTCCCTCTTCACTTTTTCACTCCCACTCTCTTTCGTCCTTTACCATATAGTTGTCACACTGGAAACGTCGAAAAGTCGTCAATTCGTTGAAATGTGATTTTAGTTATGTTCTCTATCATGTTTTTTACTCACCACCTTCTTCTTCAGATACTTAACTCGACTTCTCGTTCACGTGAAACCAAAACCCTTAACTTTTGACTCAGTCACTCACAGTTCTCCTTAGATGCAAGCAGACGTCCACCCAGTCTAGGAGAAATCGCCCAAATTTTGCTAAGGTGGCAAGCATGTGGTCTTGGGAAATTTTCAGTACCATCCCCATAATATCAAACCAACTAATGAAGAGGCAGAAGTTCCATATCTtggtataaaataaaaatctgtCTATATCTGTATATCATATGTGCTAAGTGCAACACTGATATGTATCAAAGTTGCGTGTAATGACAATGGTTTTGTCATTTATTGTGCTACGCACAGTGGAAACATTATTCCATCTACACTTTAATCGCTCAAACTTGAATTTTGTTCGATCACTGCTAAGAGAGTAGTTTTAATGAGGGATGATTTGGTGTTTGTTGTGGAGtcaatttattgaaattttttatatccaATAAATTGATCATATGTAAATATAGCACAAGATATGTAAATAACTGGTTAAATATGGCCATGGACAACTGATTTGAAAACTAGTCGGCCATCTACGGCTCTTTTCCTATTCTCTGATAtgcttattaatttttaaaaaaaaaataattttgaacaaATTAACATTGTGGGTGTTTAAAATTATAAGCAAGTCCTCTATTCGACCATGCTAAGTTGTTTTTTTTCGGTAAAATAGATATATGGGCTTTGTCTGATTTTGGGATAACGATATTTTCCATATTTGGCTTCTTGGTAAATTCAGATGTGGGAATGACCTACAAGCACTTGGATGAAATTTAAGCTTTAATCTCATGTTATCCTTCAAATACATTACCCCATGTTATGGAGCATGTTGGTGTAGTTTTGGTTGAATATTCAACATAAAATCTCCACGATTGAAGCAGGTAAAGACAAATTTTCATAGACGAATGGATAAAACAAGTTCAACTTTCCCAGGTGTTCAGGAGATTCTGGTATGGTTCTCCCTTTTTACAGTGTTCCCTCTTCACTTTTTCACTCCCACTCTCTTTCGTCCTTTACCGTATAGTTGTCACACTGGAAACATCGAAAAGTCGTCAATTTGTTGACATGCGATTTTAGTTCTGTTCTCTATCCTGTTCTTTACTCAccaccttcttcttcttcggatACTTAACTCGACTTCTCGTTCATGTGAAACCAAAACCCTTAACTTTTGACTCATTCACTCACAGTTCTCCTTAGATGCAAGCAGACGTCCACCCAGTCCAAGATAAATCACCCAAATTTGGCTAAGGTGGCAAGCATGTGGTCTTGGGAAATTTTTAGTACCATCACCATAATATCAAACCAACTAATGAAGAGGCAGAAGTTCTACTTCTtggtataaaataaaaatctgtCTATATCTGTATATCATCTGTGCTAAGTGCAACACTGATATGTATCAaagttgtgcatattgacaatGGTTTTGTCATTTATTGTGCTACGCATAGTGGAAACATTATTCCATCCACACTTTGATCGCTCAAAAATGAATTTTGTTCGATCAGTGCCAAGAGAGTAGTTTTAATGAAGGATGATTTGGTGTCTATTGTGGAAtcaatttattgaaattttatatatccaataaattgatcatatatatgtaaatatagcACAAGATATGTAAATAACTGGTTAAATATGGCCATGGTATCTGGCCATGTACGGCTCATTTCCTATTCTCTGATATgctcattattttttaaaaaaataattttgaacaaATTAACATTGTGGGTGTTTGAAATTAGAGATATTTTCTTAAATAGACTTTACACAATTGCTATAATCAATTTTAGTCTTCAGttaaattaatttaccaaaataatctttttatcATATCAAATTACAAAGATATATCATCCTCTATCTTTTAAATCCTAttcatcatcaatttcttcatctcaaactctttattttattatttcatcaATTTCGTGCGTATAGAGGCGATCGTGAAACACATCAATCCTATTTCTTTAAACAAgtatgaatttctttttttccaCTTACCTTTTAagcaaaaaaattgattttatattgatattaCTGTGTGAGTAGATATATGGGTTATGACAAAcccatttttttttaccaattttGTTCATGTCAAATCATTATAATATATTGCTTAGAATTCATTGctctaattttgattttaaattttttttatatatttgacttgattattttcatgattttttgataatttgtaggtttaatttttttaattatgaatattttgAAAGAATCGAGTTAGAAAAATTGGAATTCTTCAGTTTTTTTTATGGGAAGAGTTTGTCCGAGGAGTAGTGATGAGTCGGTGGGATGGTGGCGGAGTGAGTGGCGGCAGAATAGGGGTGTGGCCGGATTTGTGCTTTAGGGGTACTCGGATGAGAGTTTTAGAATACCAATTTGATAtgagatataaaaaataaaaataaaaataagcatTGTTTTACCATGTGAATTTGATAAGCACGGTATTGAGCCAATTGCTTGAATCAAAATCCAAACATTGCACCTGGTAAATTTGATATcagatataaaaaaatcaaaataaaaaaatttgattcatAATATGTGGTCAAATGTGTGGTGAGTCAATACAATTGGCTCAGTATGACATTGACTTGTTactccaaatatataaaatatgtataGATTAAACATTTATAGAATGAAGTAATATTTATCAACAAAAAATAACATTGGAGTACGTGACTGAGatggatttatttatttttttgaggaGTATAAAGATGtgatttatgtataaaaatgtaatttatttatttttttgaggagtataaatatgtgatttatgtgttattatATAATGTTTTCACAAAATTATGCAGGTATGGATTCAGTCAAAAACTCGTTATTTCTTATTTTGGACAATTTACAAAAAATGCGACTGGTAGTTGAGTTTGGAATGGAAAAGATACAAAGTCTCTGCTAGTAACAACTACAATTTTGTACACAGAGTTGTACGATAAGGTTCAAGATTTTCTGAATGTTAATTGTTTGACTCATAAGATCGTGATGCAATTTGTCATCTCGGGTATGATACACGTTTCAATTTCTCCAGTTGAAATCTTATATGATGATGATCTACATGGGTTTATTTCTAttcatgaacaagttcttattTGTATATCTCTTGAAGAGAAAACATCAATTGATTTAACTCCAAATGTTGAACCAATTACTGTTGGTATAATAATCATTCCCCTTGTGTTAATGATACATTACAAAATTCTGGAATTGAAAATGTTGTGCAATGTTTGGATGTTGAAGGAAGAGGGGTGTCAAATCATATTTTAGATATTGATCAAATTGTTGTAATACAACAGAATTATGACGAATTGGAAGATGGAGATATTAACAATGGTAATGCAGACATTTATTTTACTGATGATGTGATTGTTTCAGATGCCCACCAAAATTCCACTTATGCTTCTGTACCGAattcaagaaatgaaaaagacattgatgatttatttcaaaataGCAGTGAGAATGAAGCACACGTGTTTGTACCAATGGCAATGCATGAGAACATTTTTGGAACTTCATCAAGTCCCTCAAAAAAGTATAGAAGGTTAGAGAAAGTGGGGATCATCTGAATCATTTGATGATGAATTTGATGTTCAAGTTGATCAGTTGTTTCGAAACAAAATAGAGTTACAATCAAAGTTACACATGCTTGCCTTGAGGaagaaatttgaattcaaaGTTAAAAAATCTAACAAGTCTGTCATTTCAGTTGTATGTGTTAATGATAACTGCAAATGGAGTATGAGAGCAACAAAGCTAGAAGATTCAGACTACTTTCAGGTTCGTAAATATACATTTAAGCTTACATGTTCATTGGATTTCCGGCATAATGGACACAAGCAAGCAAGTAGTTGGGCAATCGGTCAGCACATCAAGTCGAGATTTCAAGATCTTAACCAATCGTATAAGCCATCTACCATAATTGGTGATATACGTAGAGAATTTGGTATAAACTTGAGTTATCGAAAGGCATGGAAGGTCAAAGAGCGTGCATTTGAGTTTATTAGGGGGTCACCTGAAGACAGTTATGGGAATGTCTTGGAAAAGAATAATCCCAGAACAACTACGTGTATTCAAACAGACAAAGGTAATCGTTTTTTGTACTTCTTGTCTTTAGGACCAAGTATATGTGGTTTCCATTCTTCCATGAGACCAGTTATATGTGTAGATGGTACTTTTCTTAAATGTAAATACAAAGGGACATTGATAGTCGCAACATGTCAAGATGCCAATGGACAAATTTATCCAATTGCTTGAGGAATTATGGATTCTGAGAATGATTCATCATGGTCGTGGTTTATGTCAAAATTGAAAGAACAAATTGGTGACTCCAACCGATTGATATTTATATCCGATTGACACAAGAGTATTACTAAAGCGAATCAGAGTGATATTTCCACAATATCATCATGGCTATTGCATTTGGCACATGGAGCATAATATTAAGGTAAAATTTCATACAAAGGGTCTCATACCTTTGTTCAAATCTGCAGTAGAAGCTTGTCGAATGTCCGAGTTTGAAAATTACATGACAGAAATATACGGAAAGAATGAGAAACTTGGAAAATATTTGGAGGATGCAGGTTATGATTCTTGGTCACGAGTTCATTTTAAAGGGAACCACTGTAATATTATGACATCAAATAATTCCGAGTCTATGAATTCTATGTTAGAATCTCAAAGGGATTATCCGATCAGTGCGTTGATTGAACACATACGATCAGTTATGCAAAAATGGTTTTATGAGCGTAGTGTAGAAGCGGAAGCATGCAGAACACAATTGACTCCAAAGCTTGAAGAAATCTTACGCAAGACACTTGATGCTTCTTCAATTCTCATAGTGAATCCTATAGCAGCACACGAGTTTCAGGTTGGTTTGGATAAGACTAACATGGATGTTGTGAATATTGCACAACTTACATGTTCATGTAAAAAATTTGACATATTAGAAATTCCATGTAGACACGCCCTTGTTGCTGCAATTTCAAGAGGGATTATAATTTATAGTTTGTGCTCTGAATATTATAGAACTACATGTTGGACAATCTCCTATGCCGAGCCAATTCATCCTGTAGATAACCAAACAGATTGGTTGATTCCAGAAGAAGTTGAAAGAAAGGTTATTCTACCTCCATGTGTGAGGAGATCATGTGGAAGACCACGAACGAGAAGGATACGATCCACGGGTGAAATATCTCGTATGAGTCATTGCTCTACATTTGGTTCCACTGGACGCTCCGATTTTGACTTGACTTGATtatgtttagaatttttttcgAATGGGATTATTGATTCACTAGGATttggtttgtttttatttaattttcgcAATTTCTCGAAGAATCttatgaattccatgcatttggACATAGAGTGGTGATAATTTGAGATAATTCTTTTGACATGTtgcatttttatgcattttatttttttgaagattTATTGTGCATACTCATAAACTGTTAGCATGGAATAAAGTAAAGACTTAATTGAGACCATcggattttttgtttatattattttgcatgAGCAACAatcgtaattaaaatattataactttGGTGCTTTCGTATACACTAATTCAAACTAacaattcataattttattaaaatatgtttattgatatAAGTaagtattattaaaaaattaatatattataaattaaataaaacaaaagaaatgtTTAATCAACTCTTAAAAAgaaataatacataatttaataaatatattacaaAAATGGAACATGTGTGGTCCCAGAAAAAAGGtattttaggatttttttttttaaattatataacacATAATGCAAATTATGTACATAAAAAAaggtcatttttaaaattatgacttTGAAATAGATTAGAATAATCAATTTCCCTTAAAGATTATAAGAAAGTCCTCTATTCGACCAtgctaagttttttttttttttttggtaaaacaaaTATCCGAGATTTGTCTGATTTTGGGAGAACAATATTTTCTATGGTTGGCCTcttatataaattcaaatgtgGGAATGATCTACACGCACTTGGATgaaatttaagctttaatttcATGTTATCCTTCAAATAAGTTAACCCATGTTATGGAGAAGGTTGATGTAGTTTTGGTTGAATATTCAACCTAAAATCTCCATAATTGAAGCAAATAGGATAAATTTTCATAGATAAATGGATAACACGAGTTCCACTTTCCCAGGTGTTCAAGAGATTCTAGCAAGGTTCTCTCTTTTTACGGTGTTCCCTCTTCACTTTTTCACTCCCACTCTATTTCGTCCTTTACCCTATAATGAATTGTCACACTGAATACAGAAAAGTCGAGTCAATTCGTTGAAATGTGATTTTAGTTCTGTTCTCTGTCCTGTTCTTTACTCACCACcttcttcttcttgttcttccAAGATCTTTTGGCAACAAGTCTTCCTTGCAATTCTCCTCCATGTTTCCGAGTCTGATTCAATCTCGTGAAGCTATTTTGAATCAGGACAACATTCAGGTGTCGAGCAATTTATGTTATGGTCAACGGGTAGGTGTGGACCCCTGTCTGGTCCTTACATCCGACCCCAAACCTCGTCTACGATGGACCACTGATCTCCACGAGCGCTTTGTCGACGCCGTTACTCAACTTGGTGGCCCCGGCAGTTAGCGACCTTTCCCCCTCTCTTTTTTTGTTTTCCCCAAGTTAATTGGCACCAAAGGATCTGTATGTTACTTGATTAGTCAACAAATTTTTCTTATACTCTACGGGATTGTTAAATTAACTTGAACTTATTAATGTGATCTTGGTAATAATCTTATGTTTGTCAGTTCTCTCAGTGCATTATTCCATTTGGAAAATCGGTTGCTTCATCTATTAGTGTTTTTTCATGAAGCTTGATGCACGCAAATGAAATGGAGTGATTTGATTATCATTGGTTAGTTTGGTTTCTCTATTGGATTGAGAATGTGCTAGTAAGCTATCCGTTAGTGGGCTTGGTTGTATTGAAAGCTAAGACTTCAGCCGGTGGCTGAGATAATTTACTTGGTTCTGTTTATTAAGCAATAGCAGTTTGGCAGTGATCTCTCCTTTCATTCTGTTTTTCAAAGATGAAACACTTGTCGGGAGtcgatgatttttttaaaaaaaaaataaaaatcaaactgGTCCAGGGGAACTTAAATGTTCAATGTTACCTGTTCAGAGGAACTTAAATGCCATGCCAAATATTTTCTGCTTTCTGTTTTATACAGTCTTTATGAGTATGCGGATTTGAATTGTCACAGATAAGTTGTTTCTCAATATGGGTTTCAGTCCAGTGATTGCTAGAAATTGACTGTTTTCAGAGGCTACTCCGAAAGCTATAATGCGTACTATGGGTGTCAAGGGATTGACGCTGTTTCATTTGAAAAGCCATCTCCaggttttatttttctttctatttAGTTATGTATCTTAATTATCCAGCAGATGGAGCTTGCCTTTTTTGTTCCCCGTGGTGGTTGCATTGTTGCGATTTCTTTTCCAGGTTTTTTAACAGATATTCATACATCATTACAGAAATATCGATTAGGGAAGCAATCAGGGAAAGAATTCGGCGAGGCTTCTAAAGATGGTAGGTAAAGCTTTTTGTTTATTTGTTGGAACGGTCTTTGAAGtcaaattataaaatcaatAGGATATATAGAATACATAGTATCATTCCATTCTGTTTAGTCACCCCTATCCCTGAATAAGTAGACTCAATTTGTTCAGCCAAAAAGGATAAGCCATGTAAACTCAATTTGTTCTGGCCCTGTTCGATCCTGACCTCCCGAGTCCCCAAGCAAAGCGGATATAGTGAATGGAAAATTTCGAACACATCTGTATTGGGTAAAAAAGGAACAAGTCATTTTGATATTTGTATCTAAAGAGATTGTATTATTTACGTTTTGAGTAAGATTTATTTGATTACGATATCGAAATAGTGAACTGATTTCTTATCTATCAAATGGTGGGGCTTTCAGGTTTATACGATCTGGATAGCCCTCGTGCCACCGATTCTCCTCAAAACATGCAAGCATCTGGCATGAATGAGTAAGGGTTTGTGTTCTTGCTTGGGCAGATTGTAAAATGCGCATTTTGCTTCAATTAGTTATTGGGTCAAATATTGGCTTTGTTTTAGGGGTTATGAAGTCAAGGAGGCGTTAAGGGCACAAATGGAAGTTCAAAGCAAACTGCACTTGCAAGTAGAAGTAAGCTCATATCTCAATCTGCCTCAGGCCCTCATGATACATGGGCAAGTGAACTTGCAAAACATTTTAGGCTCTGGTTTTTTTCGTCttagaaaattaattttatgtcttggaaaattacataaaatggTTTTCACCTTGATTTCAACTTATTTCCCAAAAATTCGTTTGACACCATTTCATATCTGAAATTCAACACAAAAACCCTTCTGAAAGTCAAATTTTGTGCAGGCTAAAAAACATCTGCAAA of the Primulina huaijiensis isolate GDHJ02 chromosome 1, ASM1229523v2, whole genome shotgun sequence genome contains:
- the LOC140980788 gene encoding protein PHR1-LIKE 2-like, which gives rise to MFPSLIQSREAILNQDNIQVSSNLCYGQRVGVDPCLVLTSDPKPRLRWTTDLHERFVDAVTQLGGPGKATPKAIMRTMGVKGLTLFHLKSHLQKYRLGKQSGKEFGEASKDGLYDLDSPRATDSPQNMQASGMNEGYEVKEALRAQMEVQSKLHLQVEAKKHLQIRQDAEKRYMAMLERACKMLADQILGSAATNDDGNGCVGNGANPAPINPLHDEPYPLQSADVFQAHMSPKFHQQHADCSTESCLTSHGSPVGMRIERSSSGGKREMPNKDTTDASFI